The region TCTGCCAGGTCATGCGGAGGCCCGGAATATCAAGGTGGGGATCATCGACTGCTACAGCGGGCCTGCGGCCGTTTACGGCAATGACGCGCTCAACGGCTTCAAAATGGCCGTGGACGAAATCAACAAGGAAGGGGTCTTGGGGGGCAAAATCGAGTGGACCAAGAGGGATACCAAATTCAAGGTGGACCTTGCCCTCAACATGGCCAAGGAACTGGTCATGCGGGAGGATGTGGATGTCATTGTGGGCACCATCAACAGCGGGGCCGCCATGGCCGTGTCAGAGGCCATTGCCAAAAAGGAAAAGGTGCCGTTTATTGCATGGATCTCCAAGAGTGAAAAAATCACCGGCGAGAAGGGTCATCGTTACGTCTTCTCCACCGGCGAAAACACGGCCATGGCCGGAAAGGCCGGCGGGGTGGCCCTTTCCAAAAAGCCCTATGTCAAATACTGGATTGCCGGGGATGACTATGAATATGGACACGCCATCGGCAACGCTGCATGGCGAAACTTGAAGGCCGGGAAACCCGATGTGGAGAAGATCGGGGAATCGTGGTGGAAGCCGGGCGAGCCGGACCTGACGCCTTACATCACCGCCATATTGGCGGCAAAACCGGATGCCGTCATATTCTGCACGGGCGGAAAGAGTATGACCAACGTCTTGAAGGCGGTCAAGGCCACAGGCATGGCCGAAAAGGTCCCCATCTGGATCCATACGGCCACGGATCACGCCGTCCTGAA is a window of Deltaproteobacteria bacterium DNA encoding:
- a CDS encoding ABC transporter substrate-binding protein; its protein translation is MKQGFSVAGIALLGCLLAMTLVFLPGHAEARNIKVGIIDCYSGPAAVYGNDALNGFKMAVDEINKEGVLGGKIEWTKRDTKFKVDLALNMAKELVMREDVDVIVGTINSGAAMAVSEAIAKKEKVPFIAWISKSEKITGEKGHRYVFSTGENTAMAGKAGGVALSKKPYVKYWIAGDDYEYGHAIGNAAWRNLKAGKPDVEKIGESWWKPGEPDLTPYITAILAAKPDAVIFCTGGKSMTNVLKAVKATGMAEKVPIWIHTATDHAVLKPLGSEAPEGVMGTMDYHFYYPDSKTNKAFVEKFEAAYGQAPGFPAFHGYITAYYIAEAFKKAGSLDTEKFIDALEGMKIQSPVGELEMRACDHQVVLPMYLGVTKKAEGKDFAISTEIVTLTGDEVMPTCDEIKAARGE